A genomic window from Parvularcula sp. LCG005 includes:
- a CDS encoding TolC family protein, giving the protein MNTNSGLMAVSALALAALTGCVTQTPEKAMQTVEMPTSWTALSNEAAAGVQPVTANWIGDLNDPATAMLIDEAIARNNNLAAAAARTRAARERVGVTRAGLLPSLRGEVQGASRNNPATLVQDVDGTPILAPASSFDNYSIGFGLNWELDLWGRLTDQTRAAYAGARASAYDLAANQLSVAGGTAQAYYALTEASLQRRLSERDVETGEANLRIIERRYERGISSSLDVRLARSSLSQSQATLIARQQTELETARRLEVLLGRYPRAEIAAAETLPTLDDIVSALNLGDPESLLVRRPDIMAAERRLKAAGLQSVAARKALLPSLSVSGSLNQSTDSSSNLAFDIDDAVQQIFASLTQPIFQGGRLRAQSRAAQAEAEAAMYDYAQTALAAFQEVENAVSAERLLSARAEAQRLAFEEAQAVEDLTNRQYVNGTANIFDLINAQQRRISSESAYIASLRARLSNRINLYLALGAPFETSALNSAEAVSPFSLTSSAPIADDKKGARL; this is encoded by the coding sequence ATGAACACGAATTCTGGTTTGATGGCAGTCAGCGCGCTGGCCCTAGCGGCGCTGACCGGCTGCGTGACGCAAACGCCCGAGAAAGCCATGCAGACCGTCGAAATGCCGACGAGCTGGACGGCGCTGTCCAATGAGGCGGCCGCCGGCGTGCAACCGGTCACCGCGAACTGGATTGGCGACCTTAACGATCCAGCGACAGCGATGCTGATTGATGAGGCCATTGCCAGAAACAACAATCTGGCCGCGGCCGCAGCGCGCACTCGTGCCGCCCGCGAACGCGTGGGTGTGACCCGCGCTGGCCTGCTGCCCTCCTTGCGCGGTGAGGTTCAGGGCGCCAGCCGGAACAACCCGGCCACCCTCGTCCAGGACGTGGACGGCACCCCGATTCTTGCGCCAGCCTCGTCATTCGACAATTATTCCATCGGCTTCGGGTTGAACTGGGAGCTCGACCTATGGGGTCGTCTGACCGACCAGACCCGCGCCGCCTATGCCGGTGCGCGGGCCTCAGCCTATGACCTTGCGGCCAATCAGCTGTCGGTCGCGGGCGGCACGGCGCAGGCCTATTATGCGCTGACCGAAGCCAGCCTGCAGCGCCGATTGTCCGAACGCGACGTGGAGACGGGCGAAGCCAACCTTCGGATCATCGAGCGGCGCTATGAGCGCGGCATTTCATCAAGCCTTGATGTCCGCCTGGCCCGCTCCTCCCTCTCTCAATCGCAGGCTACGCTCATCGCCCGGCAGCAGACTGAGCTTGAGACCGCCCGCCGTCTTGAGGTCCTGCTTGGACGATATCCGCGCGCAGAGATTGCCGCGGCCGAGACTCTGCCGACGCTGGACGACATCGTGTCGGCACTCAATCTGGGTGATCCTGAATCCCTGCTAGTACGTCGGCCGGATATCATGGCCGCTGAACGGCGTCTCAAGGCCGCAGGCCTGCAGTCGGTGGCCGCGCGCAAGGCGCTTCTGCCATCCCTCAGCGTGTCGGGATCGCTCAATCAGAGCACGGACAGCTCTTCAAACCTCGCCTTCGACATTGATGATGCCGTTCAGCAGATTTTCGCCAGCCTGACCCAGCCGATTTTTCAGGGCGGCCGCTTGCGGGCGCAGTCCCGCGCGGCACAGGCGGAAGCTGAGGCCGCCATGTACGACTACGCCCAGACCGCCCTCGCCGCTTTCCAGGAAGTGGAGAACGCGGTGTCGGCTGAACGTCTACTGTCCGCTCGGGCCGAGGCCCAACGTCTGGCTTTTGAAGAAGCGCAGGCGGTGGAAGATTTGACCAATCGTCAGTACGTCAACGGTACGGCGAACATCTTTGACCTGATCAATGCCCAGCAGCGCCGGATTTCTTCCGAGTCCGCCTATATCGCGTCGCTGCGGGCCCGCCTGTCAAACCGCATCAACCTTTATCTGGCCCTTGGCGCACCGTTCGAAACGAGCGCTCTCAACAGTGCCGAAGCCGTCTCACCATTCAGCCTCACGTCATCCGCGCCCATCGCCGATGACAAGAAAGGAGCCCGGTTATGA